One segment of Sulfobacillus thermosulfidooxidans DSM 9293 DNA contains the following:
- a CDS encoding WD40/YVTN/BNR-like repeat-containing protein, translating into MNKSLITAITACVATAGFLVSYGNGDSTQGHLHAPGAFDNYKIAEAPNISGINQGTPSLSLISSTTIAALINRTLVFTNNNGKSWTTELLPPHTNPEAIDFVNSHTGWLLAWAGTSWNHPTIYKTRDGGRHWQRQFEAPRAIGQGTLDMISAENGWAILANRPYHTRDGGTHWTQIRLPSGDIPVGLDFVNSTKGWVSARSPRAIPIESLLATNDGLHFHTILTTSHSIIAMSLQSHGSGEVLEGAPGGYMAFGPLLKTTNDGKQWLTITPSTHFSQLHVFGYASAMAFDGETGWIGTTNGALGFVPDGLMVTNNDGKTWHFAKNQDGWAIQAIKMTGLGEGWVISHAASGVDFLAHTVDNGQHWTISWPPKTPNSLDFITPQIGYDMGVPSDNKAIVFTKDGGQQWTCQTSTTPKAFNAYAFSSTLGLAAFDTNVGPQAEQVAQLYASHNGGRTWQKSSSLPHLTVLAIQYLGKGVWMMRVQTNMGLSNQLELSTDNGRHWTRLKLHLTSADMVSMVNPHQLWIFSPPTKNTSATTNSLVLETTTGFIQNTALTFHSSHRITYVVNAIDFRNTQNGWVIVTKFVKSSKLIHKPGPIKKLVHAAPKLYNLLYETTDGGRWRPVSSGHTHDQGKPSL; encoded by the coding sequence ATGAATAAATCACTCATCACCGCAATTACCGCATGTGTTGCCACAGCAGGATTTCTAGTCTCCTACGGCAATGGGGATAGCACGCAGGGGCATCTCCACGCACCAGGGGCCTTCGACAACTACAAAATTGCCGAAGCGCCCAATATTTCCGGGATCAACCAAGGTACTCCCAGTTTATCGCTAATTTCCTCGACAACAATTGCAGCCCTCATCAATAGAACTCTTGTATTTACTAACAACAACGGCAAGAGTTGGACTACCGAGCTTCTGCCACCGCATACGAATCCAGAGGCCATCGACTTTGTTAATTCGCATACTGGCTGGCTCTTGGCTTGGGCCGGTACCTCTTGGAATCACCCCACGATCTACAAGACCCGTGATGGAGGACGGCACTGGCAGAGACAATTTGAGGCCCCTCGTGCCATCGGTCAAGGGACATTGGACATGATCTCGGCTGAAAACGGATGGGCCATTTTAGCAAACCGCCCATATCATACCCGAGACGGAGGCACCCACTGGACTCAAATCCGCTTACCATCCGGAGATATTCCAGTGGGATTGGATTTCGTGAACTCAACAAAAGGCTGGGTTTCCGCCCGTAGCCCACGCGCCATCCCAATAGAGTCTCTATTGGCCACGAATGACGGCCTTCACTTTCATACGATCCTCACCACTTCTCATAGCATTATCGCTATGAGTTTACAATCACATGGTAGCGGTGAAGTTCTTGAAGGTGCACCGGGAGGCTATATGGCATTTGGCCCCCTACTGAAGACAACCAATGATGGGAAACAGTGGTTGACCATCACGCCCAGCACCCATTTCAGTCAACTCCATGTTTTCGGATATGCATCAGCCATGGCTTTTGATGGCGAGACGGGATGGATCGGGACAACCAATGGAGCGTTAGGATTTGTACCGGATGGACTTATGGTCACGAACAATGACGGCAAAACCTGGCATTTTGCAAAAAACCAAGACGGCTGGGCAATTCAGGCCATAAAAATGACGGGGTTAGGAGAAGGATGGGTTATCTCCCATGCCGCTTCGGGTGTTGATTTTTTAGCCCACACGGTAGACAATGGCCAGCACTGGACCATTTCGTGGCCTCCGAAGACGCCTAACTCGCTTGATTTTATCACGCCCCAAATCGGTTATGACATGGGTGTTCCCAGTGATAATAAAGCTATCGTTTTCACCAAAGACGGCGGTCAACAATGGACCTGTCAAACTTCAACAACACCCAAAGCTTTCAACGCCTATGCATTTTCTTCCACATTAGGGCTAGCCGCTTTTGATACCAATGTTGGACCCCAAGCAGAACAAGTCGCGCAGCTCTATGCATCCCATAATGGAGGACGGACATGGCAAAAGTCGAGTTCGCTTCCTCATCTCACCGTACTCGCTATACAATATCTCGGAAAAGGAGTCTGGATGATGAGGGTTCAGACAAATATGGGACTCTCCAATCAGCTTGAGTTGAGTACAGACAACGGCAGACACTGGACACGCCTAAAACTTCATCTAACCTCGGCTGACATGGTGAGCATGGTAAACCCTCATCAGCTCTGGATATTTTCCCCTCCCACCAAAAACACATCGGCCACTACGAATTCGTTGGTACTGGAAACGACGACAGGTTTCATCCAAAACACCGCACTCACTTTTCATTCCTCCCACCGGATTACATACGTTGTCAACGCTATTGATTTTCGCAATACCCAAAATGGGTGGGTCATAGTCACCAAATTTGTGAAGTCATCCAAACTCATCCACAAACCCGGTCCCATCAAAAAATTAGTCCATGCAGCACCCAAGCTCTATAATCTTCTTTACGAGACCACTGATGGTGGTCGATGGCGGCCGGTATCATCCGGACACACCCACGACCAAGGTAAACCGTCTCTTT